In the genome of Thunnus thynnus chromosome 6, fThuThy2.1, whole genome shotgun sequence, the window AATATCAAAGTTTATTTTAGCTTAAAATGATTCTAGAGATTGTAGAGTTCATTGCTGTTTAACATCAAGCACTGAGTGGAAATCACCAAAATTTGAGCTGTAGGGAATTATTTAGTTCAACATATGGAAACTATGAGAGCAGTGTTTACATTTTGCATCACATAAATATTTCTAATTGTCTTTATGTGGATCAGGTAGATAACTGTCACTAATGATttatctttctttgttttataacaGGGATCAATGGGACCTCGTGGACCACCCGGACCTTCTGGAAAACCAGGAAGTGATGTAAGAGTCAAGGCTTGAGCTACATGTGTTAGATACATCATTTAGGATCCACCAAACAGTAATTTCTCACGCAAAATCTCACTGAAACCCAcagctaattaaaacataagcATAATGTATAAAATCTGCTGTTTAACACAACAGCACCACATTTTACTTTAACAGCATAAAATATAGTATTTCTCAGTAAAAAAGCTCTAATGTTCCAAAGGAACCATGTTTACTTATTTTCTTACTTTCATTTCACTATATCACACCAATCTTTTAAAATGAGATGAATAAGtcataaatacatacaatataaacTACATGTACCACCAGGGGGCACTGTCTATCTCTTCACTACACTGCTGAAAGTAAAAAGTTCACAGAATACTGGCTGCATGTATACAGTAACTTTCCACCACAGTGAAGTGCATTGCAGTTATAAATAATCCTTCCACTTCCTGCATGTTCCCAGGGTGAGGCTGGCAAACCTGGAAAACCTGGTGAGCGTGGACCTGCTGGGCCTCAGGTGAGCAAATAATTGATCACCTCATactttcagctgctgtcaaCTCACATTTTAAAGTCAAGAAAGGTAAATAGAGGTTAATGAAATAGTCCTCATCAatatcttttgtatttttatttcagggAGCTCGTGGATTCCCTGGAACTCCTGGACTTCCTGGAATCAAGGGACACAGAGTAAGTGCTTAACAAAAGAAACAGGATAACTAAGTGCTCAATATGATGTGAGAGACAGAGCTCATAGCTGCTCATTGTTTACACCTGAGGACTGATTGATGAGTGTGAGTCCTGATGAGGCCTGTCACCTTTCTCTGTAGGGTCATCCTGGTCTGGATGGAGCAAAGGGAGAGACTGGTGCCGCAGGAGCCAAGGTAAGAGCatcacatgtttaaaaaaaatccatattcaGTTATTGTTTCCATTGTTTCCCTGGTTCCTCTTctaattttctctgtttctcttatCAGGGTGAGTCTGGTGCTGCAGGAGAGAACGGTGCCCCTGGACCCATGGTGAGTCTCCAATGCTTTATCTGGTCTTCCTGTTCAGATTATTCTGggttttaataataatagtaattataataataaaacaggaacAGAACTGTTATGCTGTTCAGTTTCGGTTCCACATCATTCTACtttagtttttaaagttttgtgatgtaaaaatgaagaTAAGATAAATAACAGCTTTGTAAATTTAAGCTATATGTCTTATAATGATCAAGAAAAACTGAataagtttgttttctgttacagGGTCCACGTGGTTTGCCTGGCGAGAGGGGACGtcctggagctgctggagctgcagTGAGTAACAGTTTTATATCTGCTTCAATccaatataataatataagataATTATTGAATGGTCTCTTCATGGTGACTAGTGTACCTGACTATCCTGTCTTTTCACTCTTTAGGGTGCCCGTGGAAATGATGGCTTGCCCGGTCCTGCTGGTCCACCTGTACGTATCATAGTTACAATTTTGCAtccaattcatttttaatttaaaatgttttttgatgaCACAGCAACAAAGTGATTTTTTCATCAGACATGAGCcgtaacattaatatttttgttctgTCTACAGGGGCCTGTTGGTCCTGCTGGAGCTCCCGGTTTCCCAGGATCCCCAGGAGCCAAGGTTTGTACAGATCACAGTATCCTGAGCCAGTTCTCTTCTGTTGCAGACATTATGTATGAAAATACAGCAGTAAAAGCCTGGTGAAGGTCATTTCAACCATTTGTGgtaaacagcattttcaaaTTCTGCCTTTCCACTTAGTGAATTCTTCCTCTAGTGCTTTCAGAAAGTTTATTCAGTCAGGCTCCATGGATTTAAATCATGTCATATTCAGAttactaaataaaaatgtataatttagaTCAAATCATTTGCAACTCAGACAGATCAATTTCCTATCATACATATGGGAACATGCAAAACACACTTCCCTTCCCTATATGGAGGTACAAACGTTGAATTTACAGGTTAACGAAAGTTAgaataaatcagtttttccGAGTGATACTGATACATCTATTGTGTCCTGTCAGGGAGAAGCTGGTCCTACTGGAGCCCGTGGAGCTGAAGGCCAACAGGGACCCCGCGGAGAGGCTGGTACCCCAGGATCTCCTGGACCCGCCGGAGCATCGGTTTGTTTGTCATCACTCATCCTGATCATCCAGCAATTGATTTACTCATATAACAACACCATCCATCTTTACACTGTGCTTAGTATTTAGCAGTTGTTGACACAATGTGATGCATTGCTTTTTATTCACTGTCTTCATAGGGTAACCCCGGTACTGATGGTATTCCTGGAGCTAAAGGATCTGCTGTAAGTCCACTATCCTTATTCATGATTTTAGAGGCCTCTGTTACCTTCTCTTGTTTTACAAATCGAAATATTACTGTTTTACTTAAATTTCTCATATTTTaccatttctttcttctttgaaGGGTGCACCTGGTATTGCTGGTGCTCCTGGATTCCCCGGACCCCGTGGCCCCCCAGGACCACAGGGAGCAACAGGACCTCTTGGGCCCAAGGGACAGTCTGTAAGTCACCTGGGAAAAATCTGAAACTTTGTGAAACTTTGTGAAACTTTGTGAAACTTTGTGAAACTTTGTGAAACTGCGATACTTGTTCatgttatgattatttattgttGTGGTCATCTTCTTTCTTGCCATGTGTAGGGAGACCCTGGTCTTCCTGGATTCAAAGGTGAAGCTGGACCCAAAGGAGAGCTTGTGAGTTGAACAGTTCATTTCATTGATTATTGGCTGATATAAGAAACATGCCATAGCAactacaaaaacatattttagaatTAGACTAGATAAATGATTTACTGACACATCTTGATTATTCCAGGGCCCTGCTGGTCCTCAAGGTCCCCCTGGCCCTGCTGGtgaggaaggaaagagaggcGCTAGAGGAGagcctggagctgctggacCACTCGGACCTCCAGGAGAGAGAGTAAGTTATCAGAAtatacaattacatttttaaaaagtgacattatGAATTAGTTGTGGCTGCTTTATGCAGAAACTAATCAAACGTGTGTGATTCTTTTCAGGGAGCTCCTGGTAACCGTGGTTTCCCAGGTCAGGATGGTCTTGCTGGTGCTAAGGTGGGTCCTGCGTAAAATGACATTTCTTTAACAGTCATAACTGATTTCAGCTCACTGACACCATTATCATTGTGGCTTGATCTGTGCTCCAATGACTGCAGCACAAGAAAGATGCTGTTATGTTCATGAAAGTAGCTGCCGTATTTCTACCAGCTTCTTGGTAACTCACATTTAAAATTGGCCTCTTTCGTCCTATCTTCTTCAGGGTGCCCCTGGCGACCGTGGTGTTCCTGGTGCTGCTGGGCCTAAAGGTGCTACTGGAGACCCTGGACGCACAGGAGAGTCTGGCCTTCCCGGAGCCAGAGTGAGTCTTCTTCCCTCATTACCACCCCAGAATCAGTCAGACAGTGTTACTCATTCATAGTCTTCTTAGTCTCAAGGCAGAGGGATGTTTAACATGATTAATCCTTCTTGAATGATACTGACAATCTCTAAAATTGTATTTGCCTTTCATAGGGTCTTACTGGTCGTCCCGGAGATGCTGGTCCTCAAGGCAAAGTTGGACCCTCTGTGAGTACAATGTTAATCCTCATGTATGTCTTCATATCATGCTTATGAAGACTTGCAGTTCTGAAATAATAAAGggttttaaaaaactaaaagcaAAGACTGCAGAGCATCTAGGAGTCTTAGACGTGTACCAAATAAAGTGCAAGGTCCCCAGTTTGTATCCCCCCACAGGCCTTTGTTGTATgtcaccatctctctctctctctctctctttctctctacattttctgtctgcctctctaCTTTTTACTGTCAATTAATGACAAGAATTCCCAACAAtgatctttaaaaaatgtaaagtacTCTTTTAGGACTGTAATGATTCACAACAGTTTGCTTTGATAAAATATGCTGGCATCACAATTTGATTTTCATtgacacaaaatacacataaaagtGTTTTAGAAAGTGATTTACAAATTTACTAGCATGATTAGAGACTtagaaatgaaaagaatgagCAGCTGTTCCATTCAGAGCGGCTTATCAGCAACATTTTTCAGCAAAATTACACATGCTTAAAGAAAAACCGGAAATATCAGCTGAGGTCAATGAACACAACACTCGATTTAGCACATTCTCAAACAAAAGCCTTGTATTGACTGAGGCTTAAGTATATTTTGTACTGTTATTCACAATTTACTAGTAGAGTTGTCCACTATTTCATTGTAGCTTTGAGTCAGAACAGTTAGCATGCTCTCCGACCAGCCACAGAGCTTCACGCACAACCTACAAACCACTATTTAGACTTGAGAAGACCTTTTTTTGTGCATGCTACTATGATAATCCTGATAAATGTAAGCATGACATTATGATGAGCAATCACAACTTTAAACTCCCAGGTTAATCTATATTATCTGTGTATTTCAGtgctgatttttaatttttgtgccTTCAACAGGGTGCCTCTGGTGAGGATGGTCGCCCCGGCCCACCTGGTCCTCAGGGAGCCCGTGGACAGCCTGGAGTGATGGGATTCCCTGGACCAAAGGGAGCCAATGTAAGTTTGTCAGGATACAGTAGATTGGGAGCACTAGGGGTGTCTTCACTATTACACATAACATGAAAACCTTATAATCTAAAAGACAAATCAGTAATACAGCATTTAAGTAGCCAAATAACACTACTGTCATAAACCTTGCAGCACTCAAAGGTGAAGAGACTTTCTACAGATAATTGAATGTGATTTCTCCTCAACAGGGTGAACCTGGAAAGCCAGGAGAGAAGGGTCTTGTGGGTCGTACTGGTCTGAGAGTGAGTACATTTTCTCCTTAAATACTTTATCTTCCTTTAAACCTCACAAATGTATACCTCATCTTCTGTCATCAGATTACTTTTCATAATGTAAGTACTCCTCTCTGAACAGGGTCTGTCTGGAAAAGATGGTGAGACTGGTCCTGCTGGACCTACTGGCCCTGCTGTGAGTATTTCAGTTATGGTTTTAGAGCTTCAACTTCTACTCTAGAAAGCACATCTATTTTCCTATTATTTGAAATTAACCATCATCATTACATGAAATGAGATCTGTCTTACATTCAGTTTTCACTTGACTTTACCCTTGATTGATCACCTGTGTTTGGGTCTAATCAGGGACctgctggagagagaggagagcaaggACAGCCTGGACCTTCTGGCTTCCAGGTGAGTTTATTTTCTCATCATACCCCAGATTCAGCAGtctgacaaacaaaataatgaatacaaTGTCTAAAGTGAGAGGAAAATACTTACAGATCTGGTCATAACAGAGTATGTGAAGGAAAATCAACACAGTCATTTCTTTAGCAAAACAGCCAACTTTGACCTAGtctatatttacagatttaataTAACTAATGTGTTTGTCCTTGTTGGACAGGGTCTGCCTGGACCATCTGGTTCCCCAGGAGAGGCTGGAAAACCTGGAGATCAGGTAAACGtttacatattttcatacaAATGGATTGCTTAGGATTTGTTGGATCTGTTGCTCTATCTTTGTTGATTAACCTCTAGACACAAACTGTTAATATCCTAGAGCCTGTACAGTGCCACCTACAGTACATGCCAAATGATGGTATTTCTGAGTAGCCAAACTTTTCTGGTAAAATAACGATATGGTACACATGGCTGAGATGTGAAGGGAGAACGCTATAAGgttagatatacagtaaatggaGTGAAAGACAAGATAAAACAGCCTCTGGTTCAAGATGTTAAAGGTAACTGCTGCTTATTCAATCAAGCATCAGTCTAACTTAACTCTCATTCTCTAATTGCTGTTGTAAGCAACAAGAAGCCCCTTAAATATCCCAATACTCTAACTGGCTGTTAAACACGCATCAATCTTGGCattgtttcaacatttttcacattacattttcagtaaaatcACTTATTAACCCTGCAACCTGCATTGGGAATCAAATTTTCTTCCAGTAGTTCAATGTCACAGCTTAGATTAAGTTATGATCCTATCTTTagtctttattttcattttatttagtttattttagttATGGTGTattaattgtatattttttattgattgctATTGCTAAGGATATTAATGAAATCGTTGCTGAAACATTGCAGTTTCCCTTTGGAATTAATAAAGTACTTTATAAATctatatatctaaaaaaaaaacatatttgaaaggTTAAACATCTTGAGTTAAGATGTCTTACTTCCTTCCTGCCCAGCAATTTCAACTCACTCCATAACTAAACTACTCTGCTGTCACGGACAGGAAAGCAAACTAATAGCTGAAGATGCaatttattttgtgtatataATAATGACCTCTCCACGGCGCGGCACTGTAGAAGGCTCATTCCTTACTGCAGAGCAGTTTTTGACACCATACAAATGACTTTCATTACACTGCAACATTCTGGATAGAGgttatattttgttgtaaaattaATTGTCTTGGCTGTTCATACtaagaataacaataaaaacttaataaaagttttgagatatttgtttgaatgtgtaatTATTccaaaaactgtaataaaactgtgttttttctccttgtgCAGGGTGTTCCTGGAGAGGGCGGAGCTCCTGGTGCTGTTGGACCAAGAGTGAGTTTCCTTGTTCTCATCTTCATTCCCAATGATTTCAAAGCAAATAGTACTATACACACAGCCAGTTATGACATTTATATACTGCTGTCATATACAGTTCATACATagtaatttccatttttttgttttatacattttcatacacCATGAATTTATCATCCCAACAAAGCACTTTCTCATCCTCACATTACACAACTGAGCACTTGCTACCATTTCCTGTTTCGCCCACTGATCCAGTGTCTTTTTGTCTCCTAACAGGGTGAACGTGGTTTCCCTGGTGAGAGGGGTGGTGCTGGAGCTCAGGGTCTTCAGGGACCTCGTGGACTTCCTGGAACACCCGGAAGTGATGGACCCAAGGTCAGTGGATGACTCtgaaacagattattatttaacTGCCTTTACTACAGGCCAGTGATTATCCTTCATACCTGGCTATACAACAGTACCTCCTCCACAAGTGTTAAAGTATTTACCATGTCCCATGTGCAGCTCGAAAAAACTCAAATTTAGTCCAGAAGAACGTATCATCTCCAATCAAGGCTTTTCTAAGCTGTCTCATCTCCAATATGAAACTAACCTCTCAGGACTTTTAGTTAGGCTCACGTATTGCAATTAAAATCGTCAAGGTAGACTTGTTTATTAATTAGTTTTGAAAAACTATTATTCAAAATACACCTTGGTGTGACTTCAGaatgatttatttgtttactcAATCATGAAAAGCACAAACAGGATTATTATCAATATATTCTTAAAGAATggacaaaaagaaatattgAAGATCCTTCTGGTCTTTTTATTCCTTGATGGTCATGCTGAACATGAACCTGCACTCTGCTTAAGTTTAAGGctttttacaacatttataaaatacagtatgtacaaaaCGACTCCTTTGATATTGTCAAACTGTATTGATATTGTAAAAAGAGAACCAGCATGTCCGTCCTCAGATTCAATATGTTCTTTGGAAACTAGCAGACATGACAAATTTGGACTAACAAGTGATCTCCTAATCCTAATTCAGGGAGCTATTGGACCAGCTGGTGCTGCTGGATCCCAGGGACCCCCCGGCCTGCAGGGTATGCCCGGAGAGAGAGGAGCTGGTGGCATCCCAGGACCCAAAGGAGACAGAGTGAGTAACAGATTCTTTTAGAAGTTGTTACAAtagacttttattttattaaattagtGAAAGTGAATCATTCAATGTCTAGTATAGTACATGTAAACAGGGTAAATAGAAATTTCATGTGTGAACATGCAGCTTTCCTCTTTGTCCAACAGGGTGACGGCGGATCAAAGGGGCCTGAGGGAGCTCCTGGAAAGGACGGTTCTAGAGTGAGTTCAAAATAAAttcttggtttctttttttaaattacagattGATGCTTTTTTGACAGCcatcaaacaaaaaacattcaaacaccCCTAAATGCTCTTCTTACTCATCCACATTCTGTTCTTTCTCAGGGTTTGACTGGACCCATCGGTCCTCCTGGCCCATCTGGACCCAACGGTGCCAAGGTAAGAATAACAGTGTTAACGTTGAATTGTTAAAAGACGATTATCAACTAAGTTTGATTACAATAAACTGTTGGTCATTTTGGTTACATTGGCTGACTGTTTCTCTTCTATTCAGGGTGAGACTGGACCCTCTGGACCTTCTGGTGCTCCCGGTACTCGTGGTGCTCCTGTAAGTACAGCATCTCTGTCATATTTTGTGTCATATGCACAGTACACACCAAGGTTGATCAGCTGGTGTGTGTCGGGGACTAAGCTAGGGCTTGAAAAAATTATGCTGTTGCTCACAGATTAATAGCATGACAGTAACATAACAGAGGGGATCAAACAGCCACAAGGAAGACAACAAGCTGAGTTTGTACAGCGTAGAGACATTTTCCAGTGATTATAAAACTCAAATGGACTAAGATTGAGACTCTCTAAATATTTTGATTCATAATtttgaaacacaaagagatgtTTCAGTTTTAgcctcaaaaaacacacatggtgAGAGGTAAAGTTAAAGGGTTTTATGAGAGATGGGTGCCTTTTTACCTTTCATGACAGACCTGACTATGTAAATGTATGATCAGACCAGAATTGGTTATTTTGCTGTCACTCCAAGATTGTTTGCAACTTGCATTACAGCTGGAGTAACATAGTTGTGAATATGGAGGCAGGAAAGGATGACAACTGCCATTTTTTGCCCCATTTTCCCCTTTGTAATTACTTATCtatatttaatgttatgttatttaaTGCTGGAGCAGGCAGGGAGCTTTTTTGTAAATGCAGGGAAGATTTGGAGAAGATCTATTTTAAATCAAGGAATAACTGATGATACAAACAGCATCAATATCTGAACCCAAGCTTGCACTGACCGACCGTCTCTTCTGTGCTCTTGCAGGGTGACCGTGGTGAGGCTGGTCCTCCTGGGCCTGCTGGCTTTGCTGGACCTCCTGTAAGTAAACTCAAAGCTACAagatatattttgtttgaatgcaataactgaacaaaaatctatttttacTCCCCTTTATTGACATTCTGCTATTGTTACTGTTCTGTTTAAAATATTCAGGGTGCAGATGGTCAGCCTGGTGCCAAGGGAGAGCTTGGTGAGGGTGGACAGAAGGGAGAAGCTGGGGCTCCTGGACCTCAGGGACCATCCGGTGCTCCTGGACCTGTGGTGGGTACTTGACCTCTGCCCCAAATAAAGCCCTGAAGCCAGATGTATATATCTTAGGTCACATTTCTAGATCAGATTAAACTGGCAGTGGAAACACCTTATAAAATGAGGCACAAGATTCTTTAAAGTCACTCTATTGTAATATGAAGATGATTAATTATTTGTTGTTCCTCTTTTTCAGGGACCCACTGGTGTAACTGGACCTAAAGGAGCACGTGGTGCTCAGGGAGCTCCTGTAAGTAACTCCTATCACATGAACAAACCATTTCACAACACTTCACTTAACTAAAGTGCAACAAAATCAGTATCActcaaaacatttcacataaGCACGATAAGGAGTGAAGAGCTCAAACGATTAGTCgtttaatcgattagtcgtttaatcgattagtcgattgacagaaaatgaatctgcaactatttcgataatcaattaatcaaacatCAAGTCACTTTTCAAACAAATGTACCAAACTAAGTTCCAGCCTCTATATTGTGAGGATTTGtggtttctctttttcttaaatgatagtaaataaatattttttgggTTCTGGACTGTAGATCAGACAAAATAATTATTCTGAAGACATCAACTTGGGCTGTAGGAAAttgtaacattatttttctctattttctgacattttattgaccatatgtttaatcagttaatcaagatAGTAATCCACAGATCAATCAATGATGGAAACAacctttagttgcagccctaatcgaGTGTATAAAAATTTGCTGACATGTAGCCTACagagtgcacacacatgcacgtttGCACACAACATACAGAATATCAGGGGTAAATAATATGGATATAAAATATACCATAAATCAATTTATTAGGCAAATCAAGTGGGTAGACATAGACCAATTTATATGAAAAAGGATTCTATTTTGATCTAATTAGAAATTTGATAGCGCTAGCTTCACTAACTTAAACAGAAGTACTAAGGGTAGCAGGGATTCCTCTGCTACCAACAGAAatcttatttacttatttacttatcTGTGGATAAGCAGATATTGTAATCAAGCAAgagattaaatatatatatgtatgaccTGATTCAGGTCAAGTGAAGTTTATTTGTATGACTCAATGTcacacacagtactgtacaATATCACATTGGGCTTTACAAACCCACATCAGCAAGTACTTCATCTCAGGCTCTCAAATACGAAAAGGAAAAAGTTAAAGACTGACCCCCGCTCCTCAGCCAACTGGGGAAACAACCTAATAATGTCAGATAAATATATAGGAGGATAACTTTAAAATCACCTGTAGCTTACATAGACAGCATATAAATGGATAATACCTTTATCTTTAAAGTTCAAAGCGATTCTTGAAAATTTTACAGGAGCTTGATTCTGTGCATTcagaaaaacatacagcagTGGTTGCCAAATAGTGGCCCTAGGGCCAAATCCGGCCCCCCAGTAACCATAATATCACCCCAGAGCAaaattttcctcttttattgtTTGCATCAAAACTTTGACACGACTTTAAAATGAAGCTACTTGTATCATTTAATGATAATCAGTGATATGTGTGTTAAACACAAAATGGTGGCTGTCTAACAGCATGTATGCTACAGTATATGAGTAGTTTTTTTTGCCAGATGAGTATTAATGTAAGCTGCTGTAACTCTGTTGGGAAtaggaaaaataaaatctgcCTTCATAGTCAACAGGTTGggtatgtttatgtttactgAAGTCTCTCTCTCATTGACAGGGTGCCACAGGTTTCCCTGGTGCTGCTGGCAGAGTTGGATCTCCTGGCCCTAATGTGAGTATTTCATCAACAACAAATTCCCAGAAGAGAAATAAGTTTGCAGAGTcaatttgaaatgattcatgtttgtgtttttcttacctGCTGAAATTCTCTGTCTTTCCATCACAGGGTAACCCTGGCGCTCCTGGCCCTGCTGGTCCTGGCGGTAAAGATGGACCAAAGGGTGCACGTGGTGATGCTGGACCCCCAGGAAGACAGGGAGACGCTGGGCTTCGTGGACCTGCTGGTGCACCAGGAGAGAAGGGAGAGCCTGGAGAGGATGGACCACCTGTGAGTCTCTCTTGTGGTTTGATTTCCTCCTCATATCAGACTTCTTCCTGATATGAGGAGGTCTTTGAACTCAGGTACAGCCAGATAAGAACACTTCATGACTCAGTCTTCTCTTTCCTGTAGGGTGCTGATGGGCCTTCAGGTCCTCAGGGTCTGGCTGGATCTCGTGGTATTGTTGGTTTGCCTGGTCAGCGTGGAGAGAGAGGCTTCCCTGGTCTCCCTGGACCTTCTGTAAGTAACCTCTTGCATGTTTTCTGTTTAGCTGTGTTCCTGTGAAAATTTGATAAGGGCCAGATTGTTATGATTTCTAAAATCTGATTCTTGTACTCTTGTTAGTTATCCTTGAATTTTTGCTATTATCTTCATGATTGATTTCATTGCTTAGTAATGTGACACAAAATATTGATCCACTGAAAGTCAGATTATTCCGAGCCTTCAATTTCTAAGGAGCTACTGACATTTATTAAGTTGATTATGCAAATATTTCCTTTGTGTTTAGGGAGAGCCTGGCAAACAGGGATCATCTGGTTCTGCTGGCGACCGCGGACCTCCTGGACCTGTGGGACCCCCTGGACTTACTGGACCTGCCGGAGAGACTGGAAGAGAGGTCAGAAGTAAACaatagcaacaacaaaaacttcTCGTTAACAAAATTTTTCTGGTTGTAGATACAATGATGACTTATAATAGCAGAAAATTAAAGGATGGCCATATTAACAATACAATTAGGAAATAATACTTGACAAATCAAATGTGCTTTTGAATTGTTGCATGTCAcatcattaaaaatatgtttctgtatCTCAGGGTACCCCTGGAGCAGATGGACCTCCTGGTAGGGACGGATCTGCTGGAGTCAAGGTGAGAGAAACTAGTCCAACCAATCACAGTTTGACAAAAATCTACTTGATCTGCTGGTTTGTTCTGGTGCTGGTGAGATGACTTGATGACAACCATGCTGTCCTACTTGTTACCCTGACTCATTACCTTGTGTCCTCCTGTAGGGAGAGCGAGGTAACACCGGTCCTGCTGGCGCCCCTGGAGCTCCCGGTGCCCCTGGTGCTCCTGGACCCGTCGG includes:
- the col2a1a gene encoding collagen, type II, alpha 1a isoform X1, whose translation is MFSFVDSRTVLLLVASQVVLLSVVRCQEEDDQEAGGCIQDGQQYNDKDVWKPEPCRICVCDSGAVLCDEIICEEIKECANPIIPSGECCPICPADASAPIETIGAKGQKGEPGEIADVVGPRGPSGPMGPPGEQGPRGEAGAKGDKGNPGPRGRDGEPGTPGNPGPAGPPGPPGPPGLGGNFAAQMAGGFDEKAGGAQMGVMQGPMGPMGPRGPPGPTGAPGPQGFQGSPGEAGEPGPAGSMGPRGPPGPSGKPGSDGEAGKPGKPGERGPAGPQGARGFPGTPGLPGIKGHRGHPGLDGAKGETGAAGAKGESGAAGENGAPGPMGPRGLPGERGRPGAAGAAGARGNDGLPGPAGPPGPVGPAGAPGFPGSPGAKGEAGPTGARGAEGQQGPRGEAGTPGSPGPAGASGNPGTDGIPGAKGSAGAPGIAGAPGFPGPRGPPGPQGATGPLGPKGQSGDPGLPGFKGEAGPKGELGPAGPQGPPGPAGEEGKRGARGEPGAAGPLGPPGERGAPGNRGFPGQDGLAGAKGAPGDRGVPGAAGPKGATGDPGRTGESGLPGARGLTGRPGDAGPQGKVGPSGASGEDGRPGPPGPQGARGQPGVMGFPGPKGANGEPGKPGEKGLVGRTGLRGLSGKDGETGPAGPTGPAGPAGERGEQGQPGPSGFQGLPGPSGSPGEAGKPGDQGVPGEGGAPGAVGPRGERGFPGERGGAGAQGLQGPRGLPGTPGSDGPKGAIGPAGAAGSQGPPGLQGMPGERGAGGIPGPKGDRGDGGSKGPEGAPGKDGSRGLTGPIGPPGPSGPNGAKGETGPSGPSGAPGTRGAPGDRGEAGPPGPAGFAGPPGADGQPGAKGELGEGGQKGEAGAPGPQGPSGAPGPVGPTGVTGPKGARGAQGAPGATGFPGAAGRVGSPGPNGNPGAPGPAGPGGKDGPKGARGDAGPPGRQGDAGLRGPAGAPGEKGEPGEDGPPGADGPSGPQGLAGSRGIVGLPGQRGERGFPGLPGPSGEPGKQGSSGSAGDRGPPGPVGPPGLTGPAGETGREGTPGADGPPGRDGSAGVKGERGNTGPAGAPGAPGAPGAPGPVGPLGKQGDRGESGAQGPAGPPGSAGARGMAGPQGPRGDKGEAGEVGERGQKGHRGFTGLQGLPGPPGPAGDSGSSGPAGPSGAKGPPGPSGPAGKDGSNGQSGPIGPPGPRGRSGESGPPGPPGNAGPPGPPGPPGPGIDMSAFAGLGQTEKSTDPLRYMRADEASSSLRQHDVEVDSTLKSLNNQIENLRSPDGSQKNPARTCRDLKLCHPEWKSGDYWVDPNIGSTADAIKVFCNMETGETCVYPSIAKVPKKNWWTSKSKDRKHVWFGETMNGGFHFDYSQDGPAASAASVQLTFLRLLSNEASQNLTYHCKNSIAYMDQATGNLKKALLMQGSNDVEIRAEGNSRFTYSVLEDGCKKHTDRWGKTVFEYKTQKTSRLPIVDIAPMDIGGADQEFGVDVGAVCFL
- the col2a1a gene encoding collagen, type II, alpha 1a isoform X2; this translates as MFSFVDSRTVLLLVASQVVLLSVVRCQEEDDQTIGAKGQKGEPGEIADVVGPRGPSGPMGPPGEQGPRGEAGAKGDKGNPGPRGRDGEPGTPGNPGPAGPPGPPGPPGLGGNFAAQMAGGFDEKAGGAQMGVMQGPMGPMGPRGPPGPTGAPGPQGFQGSPGEAGEPGPAGSMGPRGPPGPSGKPGSDGEAGKPGKPGERGPAGPQGARGFPGTPGLPGIKGHRGHPGLDGAKGETGAAGAKGESGAAGENGAPGPMGPRGLPGERGRPGAAGAAGARGNDGLPGPAGPPGPVGPAGAPGFPGSPGAKGEAGPTGARGAEGQQGPRGEAGTPGSPGPAGASGNPGTDGIPGAKGSAGAPGIAGAPGFPGPRGPPGPQGATGPLGPKGQSGDPGLPGFKGEAGPKGELGPAGPQGPPGPAGEEGKRGARGEPGAAGPLGPPGERGAPGNRGFPGQDGLAGAKGAPGDRGVPGAAGPKGATGDPGRTGESGLPGARGLTGRPGDAGPQGKVGPSGASGEDGRPGPPGPQGARGQPGVMGFPGPKGANGEPGKPGEKGLVGRTGLRGLSGKDGETGPAGPTGPAGPAGERGEQGQPGPSGFQGLPGPSGSPGEAGKPGDQGVPGEGGAPGAVGPRGERGFPGERGGAGAQGLQGPRGLPGTPGSDGPKGAIGPAGAAGSQGPPGLQGMPGERGAGGIPGPKGDRGDGGSKGPEGAPGKDGSRGLTGPIGPPGPSGPNGAKGETGPSGPSGAPGTRGAPGDRGEAGPPGPAGFAGPPGADGQPGAKGELGEGGQKGEAGAPGPQGPSGAPGPVGPTGVTGPKGARGAQGAPGATGFPGAAGRVGSPGPNGNPGAPGPAGPGGKDGPKGARGDAGPPGRQGDAGLRGPAGAPGEKGEPGEDGPPGADGPSGPQGLAGSRGIVGLPGQRGERGFPGLPGPSGEPGKQGSSGSAGDRGPPGPVGPPGLTGPAGETGREGTPGADGPPGRDGSAGVKGERGNTGPAGAPGAPGAPGAPGPVGPLGKQGDRGESGAQGPAGPPGSAGARGMAGPQGPRGDKGEAGEVGERGQKGHRGFTGLQGLPGPPGPAGDSGSSGPAGPSGAKGPPGPSGPAGKDGSNGQSGPIGPPGPRGRSGESGPPGPPGNAGPPGPPGPPGPGIDMSAFAGLGQTEKSTDPLRYMRADEASSSLRQHDVEVDSTLKSLNNQIENLRSPDGSQKNPARTCRDLKLCHPEWKSGDYWVDPNIGSTADAIKVFCNMETGETCVYPSIAKVPKKNWWTSKSKDRKHVWFGETMNGGFHFDYSQDGPAASAASVQLTFLRLLSNEASQNLTYHCKNSIAYMDQATGNLKKALLMQGSNDVEIRAEGNSRFTYSVLEDGCKKHTDRWGKTVFEYKTQKTSRLPIVDIAPMDIGGADQEFGVDVGAVCFL